A DNA window from Choristoneura fumiferana chromosome 2, NRCan_CFum_1, whole genome shotgun sequence contains the following coding sequences:
- the LOC141445436 gene encoding uncharacterized protein codes for MAFMMPVMKNDWDIYNSQRSRRTSENEQKTSGGRVRKVSESRSEGPALSPRSAATLSPHRSAPAMRSLSYCRAPPSRASLRAPADSPSKGSASPPARARDSDKFHSRARAESPERRSRCAACVPYL; via the exons ATGGCGTTCATGATGCCGGTTATGAAGAACGACTGGGATATATACAACTCGCAGCGATCGCGACGCACGTCCGAGAACGAGCAGAAGACAAGCGGCGGGCGCGTGCGGAAGGTGTCGGAGTCACGGTCAGAGGGCCCGGCGCTGTCGCCGCGCAGCGCCGCCACGCTCAGCCCGCACCGCTCGGCGCCGGCCATGCGCTCGCTGTCGTACTGCCGCGCGCCGCCCTCGCGAGCCTCGCTGCGCGCTCCCGCCGACAGCCCCAGCAAGGGCTCGGCTAGCCCGCCGGCGCGCGCTCGCGACTCCGACAAGTTCCACAGCAG GGCGCGAGCGGAGTCCCCGGAGCGCCGGTCCCGCTGCGCCGCGTGCGTGCCCTACCTGTGA